A portion of the Paenibacillus hamazuiensis genome contains these proteins:
- a CDS encoding CitMHS family transporter, whose protein sequence is MLSILGFLMIAAFMYLIMSKRLSAMIALILVPIVFAAIAGFGTDVGKMMMDGVKSIAQTGIMLIFGILYFGIMIDAGLFDPLVSRTMKAVKGDPVKIVIGTALLALVVSLDGDGSTTYMIVVAAMLPLYKKLQMNPLVLTGVTMLAGGVMNITPWGGPTARAMSALHLDASSLFTPMIPTMAVGALWVILVAYILGRSERKRLGLNEAALSEIELEAIAMQAATTEVLDYKRPRLIWINLGLTIALMVGLITGFMPLTVLFMVAFALALMINYPSLEQQKERISAHAGNALNVAAMVFAAGIFTGILSGTKMVDAMAQTLVAMVPEALGPHLPVITAITSMPFTFFMSNDAYYFGILPLITQAAAAYGIDPAVMGRASLLGQPVHLLSPLVPSTYLLVGLAGVNFGDHQRFTLKWAIGTTLVMLATAIVIGVVHF, encoded by the coding sequence ATGCTCTCTATCTTGGGTTTTCTGATGATAGCCGCATTTATGTATTTGATCATGTCCAAGCGATTGTCTGCGATGATTGCACTGATTTTGGTGCCCATCGTATTTGCGGCGATTGCCGGATTCGGCACCGATGTCGGCAAAATGATGATGGACGGAGTGAAATCGATCGCCCAGACGGGGATCATGCTCATTTTCGGAATTCTGTATTTCGGCATTATGATCGATGCCGGGCTGTTCGATCCGTTGGTCAGCCGCACGATGAAAGCGGTTAAAGGAGATCCGGTCAAAATCGTTATCGGTACCGCGCTTTTGGCGCTGGTCGTATCGCTGGACGGCGATGGGTCGACCACTTATATGATTGTCGTGGCGGCTATGCTCCCACTGTATAAAAAACTACAGATGAACCCGTTGGTGCTTACCGGCGTGACCATGCTTGCCGGCGGTGTGATGAATATTACGCCTTGGGGCGGACCGACCGCCAGGGCGATGAGCGCGCTGCATCTGGATGCTTCCAGCCTGTTTACGCCGATGATTCCGACGATGGCGGTTGGCGCGCTTTGGGTAATACTGGTCGCCTATATCCTTGGCCGCAGTGAGAGAAAACGTCTTGGACTGAATGAAGCGGCCCTCAGCGAAATCGAGCTGGAAGCGATAGCCATGCAGGCAGCGACAACGGAGGTGTTGGATTATAAACGTCCGCGGCTGATCTGGATCAATCTCGGTTTGACGATCGCGCTGATGGTTGGATTGATAACGGGGTTCATGCCGCTGACCGTCCTGTTTATGGTTGCTTTTGCGCTGGCGCTCATGATCAATTATCCCAGTCTGGAACAGCAAAAGGAGCGAATCTCCGCTCATGCAGGCAACGCATTGAATGTCGCAGCGATGGTGTTTGCCGCCGGTATTTTCACCGGCATTTTGTCGGGAACGAAAATGGTCGATGCGATGGCTCAAACGCTTGTTGCCATGGTGCCTGAGGCCCTGGGGCCGCATTTGCCGGTCATTACGGCGATTACGAGCATGCCTTTTACGTTTTTCATGTCTAACGACGCTTATTATTTCGGTATTCTACCTTTAATTACGCAAGCCGCGGCCGCCTATGGTATCGATCCTGCGGTGATGGGGAGGGCGTCTCTCCTTGGTCAACCGGTACATTTGCTGAGTCCGCTGGTACCGTCAACGTATTTGCTGGTGGGCCTTGCCGGAGTCAATTTCGGCGATCATCAGCGCTTCACGCTCAAATGGGCGATCGGGACGACGCTTGTCATGCTGGCGACGGCGATCGTTATCGGTGTGGTTCATTTTTAG
- a CDS encoding S-layer homology domain-containing protein produces MKKASKWISVVTLWCMLFSLLTPGSFAAAEGSSPSGPELFVTEILPDNVGTDNYEYFEVYNNSNQTLLLNDYTFLYRYPNPATSPDLTFTFAANTTLGPQQLMVFWYNNASPKKTLSDFNNMYGVNLSAGQIVEVSGSGFSGFANTASRTVVIKNKQGTEISKSTYAASDISVGKSAQFRLPASGIQTELYLANSTPTPGSADPQQLLPVSSGNQPPVIEHTPVTQGQANADLTITASVYDPDDTVTASVYYKLASQTTFTSLPMSPAAGSNYTATIAKSVLTEPELNYYIQAKGGSDTVTTSTYSVAIELSSFDYSKVPGLLVTELVPDSSNVGSADGYEFIEIYNNTPQSVELRDYKILYRYTNSSSADGVWELPGQAVIPPGKAIVLWIMNGSNNQLTAADFNANYGTALVENTELVRIDGGGGMANGGKRKIVVASKAGVEVSEAYYDNDEQTVANKGVFYRYPVDGSNRMSLQEQTTGKNVATPGSVEPALLPAQPAGPLNKLPVIEHTPVTKGSVDQDLPVSARITDPDNGTVTAVVYYKPASAADFQSVAMTVGSDHQYSASIPKQVFADTELQYFLQVNDGKDTLKTVTYNVQMDTGSVDYSRIPPLLVTELVPDSSNVGSADGYEFIEIYNNTDQTINFKDYKIQYRYTDSGPDADVVWPTDREDLLIPSRKTLVFWVINSQNTEKTVADFNALYGTNLVENTDIVKIYSGGMANGGKRGIVIATNTRTEISAAYYDTDEETVANKGIFYKYAPTGASQMIKYSAGLLPATPGKVEPVQVPIVPATLPVDTVNPTFNNLTDKTAIDQSENLEIVGEAHDENRVKTVALFYKTNQQAEFTKRYLTESFADTYYHYKVYAPELIGREYLDYYFVISDGKNEITTGTYRVQITGGMDHSDLRLNVKDGDIFGGTRILKGTSEHAPASELRLSIDQDVMEAGVYTALEQDAYFAFDVTGVNYYFKNGVTIGQEILYTFDDTINDFVTLTVPIQADRLKNGSNVISIRAGTKASPFDDRKEENKDDFDVRNVRLVLADGTELYDSRFSNRDAVIKMGDSEGKYPVIDFDFVIPAEKLASKAYAWDTRQMADGNHTITISHPQYGSKTAQVRVDNTAPDIAPTVEEGKSYRGAFTIDATVTDALSGVLKTEAWLDDKAITLPYSTSSSQIKAGVHTLRISATDQVGNVSQKDVHFETPVEDPAVPELVTPASGQTGVNRNAVLAVKVADPLNDKLNVSFFQGFKYDAAAQGAFSGFRNAVDVEPPKTKAPAGETPFAPEDYERVRSADGVYLTDDAVTKFPYQRFQVQLDASVKDTDLIELEWKGNSLEGRKVSMYVWSPAKQKWMTVDDKVAGKEDFELGAWIKAGDYAEDRMIQVLVQDELPVSQNPYDFSFVWMSDTQYYSESYPYIYEDIVKWIADNKESNKIKYVIHTGDIVDEADKPIQWQRANDNMKVLENAGIPYGVLAGNHDVAGKQGAYDNYWQYFGEDRFKSQLTFGESIDNNRGHYDLVSSDGNDFIFIYMGWGIRDSDIDWMNEVLAKYPDRKAVLNFHEFLLVSGNRAPIADKIFEQVVKKNKNVFAVLSGHYHDAELLVDELDDNGDGVGDRKVYQMLADYQGGPEGGQGYIRLLQFDIANNKMHVKTYSPYMDDYNYYDPAEFPGKDEFSLDVDLTPKTKRVATDYMSVNVYTDQLIGKNSDVSSGQQSSVTWRDLAANKIYGWYAVAEDAFTGKSMSDIWKFVTGDGISDLAPPIWTNGSLAATNVGKTSLRLSWTGASDNVAVTQYKLYKNGTELATVSGTEYEVTGLTRDTGYTFKVEAGDAAGNWSTGGPEAAVRTRDDSKSSGGSSSPPAASSPAAETPAANPVSHDRVEVKGKETTETRTDGTTITKVTVSAESLNESLAMIAGQSNPTISIKSESQGNVKVELPASSLANIKQNAPGTVISIQSGNASYDLPLRAIDLTALAQSLGVDVKDMKLSITMEQVSGDAARKIEDTAKQTGIKLLGSPVDFSVSVEGNGKMQEVNDFGSTYVSRTILIPQTVDREKTTVLLFDPDAREMAFVPARFTAMDGKTVATVMRNGNSIYAVVELNKTFVDMSKHWAKTDVELMASKLIVKGISEEAFGPDQSITRAEFAAMIVRALGITENKGAAEFRDVSDKIWFAGAVGAAVKAGLVEGFEDGSFKPDTPITREQMAVMVGRALNYAGKSAGVTGMEDKLLDSFKDKAAISEWARAAVTEAVNAKIIEGMDGGAFVPSDKATRAQAAVMIKRMLKFAQFIDG; encoded by the coding sequence ATGAAGAAAGCGAGCAAATGGATTTCTGTCGTCACATTATGGTGCATGCTGTTCAGCTTACTAACGCCGGGCAGCTTTGCAGCGGCGGAAGGTTCGAGTCCATCCGGACCCGAGCTGTTTGTGACGGAAATATTGCCGGATAACGTAGGAACGGACAATTACGAGTATTTTGAGGTGTACAACAATTCGAATCAAACGCTTCTGTTGAATGATTATACGTTTCTGTACCGCTATCCGAATCCGGCTACAAGCCCGGATTTAACATTTACATTTGCCGCAAATACGACTCTTGGTCCGCAGCAGCTCATGGTATTTTGGTACAATAATGCCAGCCCGAAAAAGACGCTTAGCGATTTCAACAACATGTATGGCGTAAATCTCAGTGCAGGTCAAATAGTCGAAGTAAGCGGGAGCGGCTTCAGCGGATTTGCCAATACTGCTTCCCGTACCGTAGTCATTAAAAATAAACAAGGTACGGAAATTTCGAAGTCCACTTATGCCGCAAGCGATATCAGCGTTGGCAAAAGCGCACAGTTCAGGCTGCCGGCAAGCGGAATTCAGACGGAATTATATCTGGCTAATTCGACCCCTACACCAGGCTCAGCTGACCCGCAGCAGCTTTTGCCCGTCTCTTCGGGAAATCAGCCTCCGGTTATCGAACATACGCCCGTGACCCAAGGACAGGCGAACGCAGATCTGACCATTACGGCAAGTGTATACGATCCGGACGATACGGTGACGGCATCGGTTTATTACAAGCTGGCGTCGCAGACCACTTTCACCTCATTGCCGATGAGTCCCGCAGCGGGGTCGAATTATACGGCTACCATAGCCAAAAGCGTACTGACCGAGCCTGAGTTAAACTATTATATTCAAGCCAAAGGCGGGTCTGATACGGTTACGACAAGCACTTATAGCGTTGCGATCGAGTTGTCCTCATTCGATTACTCCAAGGTGCCCGGTCTTCTGGTCACAGAACTTGTGCCGGATTCCTCGAATGTCGGCTCCGCAGACGGCTATGAATTTATCGAGATTTACAACAATACACCCCAGTCCGTGGAACTGCGGGATTACAAGATTTTATACCGGTATACCAATTCTTCGTCGGCAGACGGAGTATGGGAGCTTCCGGGGCAAGCGGTCATTCCGCCTGGCAAAGCCATCGTGCTTTGGATCATGAACGGCAGCAACAATCAGCTGACCGCGGCAGACTTCAACGCGAACTACGGAACCGCTCTAGTGGAAAATACGGAGCTTGTCCGGATCGACGGCGGGGGCGGCATGGCCAACGGCGGTAAACGGAAAATCGTTGTCGCCTCCAAGGCAGGAGTCGAAGTATCGGAGGCTTACTATGATAACGATGAGCAAACCGTAGCCAATAAAGGGGTATTTTACCGGTACCCGGTGGATGGGTCCAATAGAATGAGCTTGCAGGAGCAAACGACGGGCAAAAATGTGGCGACCCCAGGCAGCGTCGAACCGGCTCTTCTGCCTGCGCAGCCGGCCGGTCCGCTGAACAAGCTCCCTGTTATCGAGCATACGCCGGTGACTAAAGGCAGTGTCGATCAGGATTTGCCGGTAAGCGCCCGGATTACCGACCCGGACAACGGGACCGTAACGGCGGTGGTTTATTATAAACCCGCAAGCGCAGCGGATTTCCAGTCCGTGGCGATGACGGTCGGAAGCGACCATCAATATTCGGCCAGCATTCCGAAGCAGGTTTTTGCTGACACGGAGCTGCAATACTTCCTGCAGGTGAACGACGGAAAAGATACGCTTAAGACCGTAACCTATAACGTCCAAATGGATACCGGAAGCGTGGATTATTCCCGCATTCCGCCGCTGTTGGTGACAGAACTTGTGCCGGATTCCTCGAATGTCGGCTCCGCAGACGGCTATGAATTTATCGAGATTTACAACAATACGGATCAAACGATCAATTTCAAGGATTATAAAATTCAATACCGCTATACCGACTCCGGTCCCGATGCGGATGTCGTTTGGCCGACCGATCGGGAAGATCTCCTTATTCCGTCGCGGAAAACGCTTGTATTCTGGGTCATTAACTCGCAAAATACGGAGAAAACGGTAGCCGACTTCAACGCTCTTTACGGCACCAACCTTGTCGAAAACACAGATATCGTGAAAATTTACAGCGGCGGCATGGCCAACGGAGGAAAACGGGGGATTGTCATCGCCACCAATACCCGCACGGAAATTTCCGCCGCTTATTACGATACCGATGAGGAAACCGTTGCGAACAAAGGGATTTTCTACAAATACGCGCCGACGGGCGCGTCGCAGATGATCAAATACAGCGCCGGCTTGCTGCCGGCAACGCCGGGCAAAGTCGAGCCGGTTCAGGTGCCTATCGTACCGGCCACGCTGCCTGTGGATACGGTAAACCCCACCTTCAACAACTTGACGGACAAGACGGCTATCGACCAGTCGGAGAACTTGGAGATCGTCGGGGAGGCTCACGACGAGAATCGGGTAAAGACCGTTGCGCTGTTCTATAAAACCAATCAGCAGGCTGAATTTACGAAACGTTATTTGACGGAAAGCTTTGCCGATACGTATTATCATTACAAAGTTTACGCTCCGGAGTTAATCGGAAGAGAATATCTGGATTATTATTTTGTGATCTCGGACGGCAAAAACGAAATTACAACCGGCACATACCGTGTGCAAATAACCGGCGGGATGGACCATTCGGACTTGCGTCTGAATGTGAAGGACGGCGACATATTCGGCGGCACCCGCATTCTGAAGGGAACTTCGGAGCACGCGCCGGCGTCCGAGCTGCGGCTGTCGATCGATCAGGACGTAATGGAAGCGGGTGTTTATACCGCTCTTGAACAAGACGCTTACTTTGCTTTCGACGTGACCGGCGTCAACTATTATTTCAAGAACGGCGTTACAATCGGGCAGGAAATTCTTTATACGTTCGACGATACGATTAACGATTTCGTGACTTTGACGGTCCCCATTCAGGCGGATCGGCTTAAGAACGGAAGCAATGTAATTTCCATTCGGGCCGGCACGAAAGCATCGCCGTTCGATGACCGCAAGGAGGAGAACAAGGACGATTTCGATGTGCGTAATGTCCGTCTAGTTCTTGCGGACGGGACGGAGCTTTATGACTCGCGGTTCTCGAATCGGGATGCGGTCATCAAGATGGGAGACAGCGAAGGCAAGTACCCGGTCATTGATTTCGACTTTGTCATTCCGGCAGAGAAGCTTGCTTCCAAAGCCTATGCGTGGGATACCCGCCAAATGGCGGACGGCAATCACACCATTACGATAAGCCATCCGCAGTATGGATCGAAAACGGCGCAGGTCCGCGTGGACAATACCGCTCCGGATATCGCACCTACTGTGGAGGAGGGCAAATCCTACCGAGGAGCGTTCACGATCGATGCGACCGTTACCGATGCGTTGTCCGGTGTATTGAAGACGGAGGCGTGGCTGGATGATAAGGCAATTACTCTGCCTTACAGCACATCTTCCTCGCAAATCAAAGCCGGAGTCCATACGCTGCGCATCAGCGCGACGGATCAGGTAGGCAACGTCAGTCAGAAGGACGTACACTTCGAAACGCCGGTGGAAGATCCCGCCGTACCGGAGCTCGTAACGCCTGCATCGGGTCAAACGGGGGTGAACCGCAATGCCGTTTTGGCGGTTAAAGTAGCCGACCCGCTAAACGATAAATTAAACGTGTCGTTCTTCCAAGGATTTAAATACGATGCCGCGGCTCAAGGCGCTTTCTCGGGCTTCCGTAATGCGGTGGATGTGGAGCCGCCGAAGACGAAAGCTCCGGCCGGAGAAACGCCGTTTGCGCCCGAGGATTACGAGCGTGTTCGTTCGGCCGACGGTGTGTACTTGACGGACGACGCCGTTACGAAATTTCCGTACCAGCGGTTCCAAGTTCAATTGGACGCCTCGGTCAAGGACACCGATTTAATTGAGCTGGAATGGAAAGGGAACTCTCTGGAAGGCCGCAAGGTGAGCATGTACGTGTGGAGCCCGGCCAAGCAAAAGTGGATGACGGTCGATGACAAGGTGGCGGGGAAGGAAGATTTCGAACTCGGCGCATGGATCAAGGCCGGAGACTACGCGGAAGACCGCATGATTCAAGTGCTTGTTCAGGACGAGCTTCCGGTATCGCAGAACCCTTACGATTTCTCCTTCGTCTGGATGTCGGACACCCAGTATTATTCGGAGAGCTATCCTTATATCTATGAGGATATCGTCAAGTGGATTGCCGACAACAAAGAAAGCAACAAAATCAAATACGTCATTCATACGGGCGACATCGTGGACGAAGCGGACAAGCCGATTCAGTGGCAAAGAGCCAACGACAACATGAAGGTGCTGGAGAATGCGGGTATCCCTTACGGCGTGCTGGCCGGCAACCACGATGTTGCAGGCAAGCAGGGGGCGTACGACAATTACTGGCAGTACTTCGGCGAAGACCGGTTCAAGAGCCAGCTGACCTTCGGCGAATCGATCGACAATAACCGCGGCCATTATGATCTGGTGTCGTCGGATGGCAACGATTTTATATTCATATACATGGGCTGGGGCATTCGCGATTCCGATATCGATTGGATGAACGAGGTGCTTGCCAAGTATCCGGACCGCAAGGCTGTGCTGAACTTCCACGAATTCCTGCTTGTTTCCGGCAACCGGGCTCCGATTGCGGATAAAATTTTCGAGCAGGTGGTCAAGAAAAATAAGAATGTGTTTGCCGTATTGTCAGGTCATTATCATGACGCAGAGCTGCTGGTGGACGAACTGGACGACAACGGAGACGGCGTGGGCGACCGCAAAGTCTACCAGATGCTCGCCGACTATCAAGGCGGACCGGAAGGCGGACAAGGCTATATCCGCTTGCTTCAATTCGATATCGCCAACAATAAAATGCATGTCAAGACGTATTCACCCTATATGGATGATTACAACTATTACGATCCTGCCGAATTCCCGGGCAAGGACGAGTTCTCGCTGGATGTGGATTTGACGCCGAAAACGAAGCGGGTCGCCACGGATTATATGAGCGTCAACGTATATACGGACCAACTGATCGGCAAGAACAGCGATGTGTCCAGCGGACAGCAGTCGTCCGTCACTTGGAGGGATTTGGCTGCAAATAAGATATACGGATGGTATGCCGTTGCGGAAGACGCATTTACGGGCAAAAGCATGTCGGATATTTGGAAGTTTGTGACAGGAGATGGCATTTCGGACTTGGCACCGCCAATCTGGACTAACGGCAGCCTGGCGGCCACGAATGTAGGGAAGACGTCATTGAGGCTGAGCTGGACAGGAGCGTCAGATAATGTGGCCGTCACACAGTACAAGCTGTACAAGAACGGCACCGAGCTGGCGACGGTATCCGGAACGGAGTATGAAGTTACCGGCTTAACACGGGATACGGGGTATACGTTTAAAGTGGAAGCCGGTGATGCGGCCGGCAACTGGAGCACGGGAGGACCGGAAGCAGCCGTACGGACGCGGGACGATTCGAAATCGTCAGGCGGCTCGTCTTCGCCCCCTGCGGCTTCATCCCCGGCTGCGGAAACACCGGCGGCCAATCCCGTATCTCACGATAGGGTAGAGGTTAAGGGCAAGGAAACAACCGAAACCCGTACCGACGGTACGACCATTACCAAAGTAACGGTCAGCGCCGAGTCACTGAATGAATCGCTGGCGATGATCGCAGGTCAAAGCAATCCGACGATTTCCATCAAATCCGAATCGCAGGGCAATGTGAAGGTAGAGCTGCCGGCAAGCTCATTGGCAAATATAAAACAAAACGCTCCGGGGACGGTTATCTCGATCCAGAGTGGAAACGCCAGCTACGACTTGCCTTTAAGGGCTATTGACCTAACTGCTCTTGCACAGTCCCTTGGCGTCGATGTCAAGGATATGAAGCTAAGCATCACGATGGAGCAAGTTAGTGGGGATGCTGCACGGAAAATCGAGGATACGGCCAAGCAAACGGGAATCAAGCTGCTCGGTTCCCCCGTCGATTTCTCCGTTTCCGTGGAAGGAAACGGAAAAATGCAGGAAGTGAACGATTTCGGCAGCACTTACGTTTCGCGTACGATCCTGATCCCACAGACGGTAGATAGGGAAAAAACAACGGTCCTCTTGTTCGACCCCGATGCAAGGGAGATGGCCTTTGTACCCGCGAGGTTTACTGCTATGGACGGGAAAACGGTCGCCACCGTCATGAGGAACGGAAACAGCATTTATGCGGTTGTCGAGCTGAATAAGACGTTCGTTGATATGAGCAAACATTGGGCGAAAACGGATGTTGAGCTAATGGCTTCGAAACTGATCGTGAAGGGGATCAGCGAAGAAGCGTTCGGTCCGGATCAGAGCATTACCCGGGCAGAATTTGCCGCTATGATCGTTCGGGCGTTAGGAATTACCGAGAATAAAGGAGCGGCTGAGTTCAGGGATGTATCCGACAAGATTTGGTTTGCAGGAGCGGTCGGAGCAGCCGTGAAAGCGGGGTTGGTCGAAGGGTTCGAGGATGGTAGCTTCAAGCCGGACACCCCTATTACCCGGGAGCAGATGGCTGTCATGGTCGGTCGCGCATTGAATTATGCCGGCAAGTCAGCCGGCGTGACGGGTATGGAAGATAAGCTGCTCGATAGCTTTAAGGACAAAGCGGCGATCAGCGAATGGGCCAGAGCTGCGGTAACGGAAGCCGTGAACGCCAAAATTATTGAAGGAATGGATGGCGGGGCATTCGTCCCATCCGATAAGGCGACTCGCGCTCAAGCGGCCGTCATGATAAAGCGAATGCTGAAGTTCGCGCAATTCATCGATGGATAA
- a CDS encoding SWIM zinc finger family protein, with the protein MSNGCVLSIEEMEDLVYRAEVEGSEIYEVYVELDEEGNVISSDCDCPFDYENFCKHQAAVLLELRDRAGMPTAALAEGTTSKNLRQLLEAESKESLIDLLLSLADSGSVRQRIKLHVSKAGGADELEECRKLIRSYIDTYSDHHGFVDWRSADQAVEGAKIVAGKAEEAAEQEEWVRAVRIYLCILEEMVEFLQEADDSGGTTGCLIEESLQCIDEIVEQRNRMPQADKATLFGLLLDESERPGYDGWSDWQLALLDSAARLAETAEMRRTWEEAASRMVSEQADDFRGRNYFAERIAVMQYRLIQDNEPKKHVDDFLNRHLHFSNFREMAIQDAFQKSDYNEVIRLAEEGEAQDQAKGLPGLVYRWSKHRYEAYQRSGQLELQRQLGVRFVLDGEFSYYKQLKDTYPPEEWKPVYRSMLEELEKDRWPKEVYTDILVEEQEFSRLLDHVKAQPSRIEQFYPHLNPHFPDEVKKLFHIHIEGQAAQSTTRKHYADVCRIILMLGRA; encoded by the coding sequence GTGTCGAACGGCTGCGTACTCTCGATAGAAGAGATGGAAGATTTGGTTTACCGTGCCGAGGTGGAAGGCAGCGAAATATACGAGGTGTACGTGGAGCTTGACGAAGAGGGGAACGTGATTTCCTCCGATTGCGATTGTCCATTCGATTACGAGAATTTCTGCAAGCACCAGGCCGCGGTCCTGCTCGAGCTTCGGGATCGTGCGGGAATGCCGACGGCAGCTCTGGCAGAAGGGACGACAAGCAAAAACTTAAGGCAGCTGCTGGAAGCGGAAAGCAAAGAAAGCTTGATCGACCTCCTGCTTTCTCTCGCTGATTCCGGCAGCGTAAGACAGCGCATCAAACTCCATGTGTCTAAAGCCGGCGGGGCCGACGAGCTGGAGGAGTGCAGAAAGCTGATCCGTTCGTATATTGATACGTACTCGGACCATCATGGATTCGTTGATTGGCGCAGTGCGGATCAAGCGGTGGAAGGTGCGAAAATCGTAGCCGGGAAAGCCGAAGAAGCGGCCGAGCAAGAGGAATGGGTTCGAGCCGTCCGGATCTATCTTTGCATTTTGGAGGAAATGGTCGAGTTTCTGCAGGAAGCGGATGATTCCGGCGGTACGACCGGATGTCTTATTGAGGAAAGCTTGCAGTGTATAGACGAGATTGTAGAGCAGCGTAACCGGATGCCGCAAGCGGATAAGGCCACCTTGTTCGGGCTGCTTTTGGACGAGTCGGAGCGTCCAGGTTATGACGGATGGTCTGACTGGCAGTTAGCCTTGCTGGACAGCGCCGCGCGCTTGGCGGAAACGGCTGAGATGCGCAGGACATGGGAAGAGGCAGCTTCCCGAATGGTCTCCGAACAGGCAGATGATTTCAGAGGCAGGAATTATTTTGCCGAGCGGATAGCCGTGATGCAGTATCGATTGATCCAGGACAATGAGCCAAAGAAGCATGTTGATGATTTTCTGAACCGCCATTTGCATTTTTCTAATTTCCGGGAAATGGCCATTCAGGATGCTTTTCAGAAAAGCGACTATAATGAAGTGATTCGTCTCGCCGAGGAAGGGGAAGCGCAGGATCAAGCGAAAGGTCTTCCTGGTCTGGTCTACCGTTGGAGCAAACACCGTTATGAAGCATACCAACGTTCCGGGCAATTGGAACTCCAGCGTCAGCTTGGGGTCCGGTTTGTGCTTGATGGCGAATTCTCGTACTACAAGCAGCTTAAAGATACTTATCCGCCGGAGGAATGGAAGCCGGTTTATCGGAGTATGCTTGAGGAACTGGAAAAGGATCGATGGCCCAAGGAAGTGTATACCGATATTCTCGTGGAAGAGCAGGAGTTTTCGCGGCTTTTGGATCATGTCAAAGCGCAGCCTTCCAGAATCGAACAGTTTTACCCTCATTTAAATCCGCATTTTCCTGACGAAGTCAAGAAATTGTTTCACATTCACATTGAAGGACAAGCTGCCCAATCTACGACAAGGAAGCATTATGCCGACGTTTGCCGGATCATACTTATGCTGGGTCGGGCGTAA
- a CDS encoding group I truncated hemoglobin produces the protein MPIAQTLFDKLGGQKTIDAVVDEFYKRVLADPTVNLFFENTDMEKQRRHQAAFIGYALGSGVQFTGKSMAKAHEGMNLQPIHFDAIVKHLSQTLEHFHVDQEDIQEVVKKIGTLKDDVLYK, from the coding sequence ATGCCGATAGCTCAAACCCTATTCGACAAGCTCGGAGGGCAAAAAACGATCGATGCGGTAGTTGATGAGTTTTATAAGCGTGTGCTGGCCGACCCGACGGTGAACCTCTTTTTTGAAAATACGGACATGGAAAAGCAGCGTCGTCATCAAGCCGCATTTATCGGATATGCGTTGGGAAGCGGTGTGCAATTTACCGGCAAATCGATGGCCAAAGCCCATGAGGGGATGAATCTGCAGCCCATCCATTTCGATGCCATCGTCAAGCATTTATCGCAAACACTGGAGCACTTCCATGTCGATCAGGAAGATATTCAGGAAGTCGTCAAAAAAATCGGAACATTAAAAGACGACGTTTTGTATAAATAA